A genomic segment from Cryptosporangium phraense encodes:
- a CDS encoding radical SAM protein, with protein sequence MTGEPVWRPAVLATATGDGRVRCDLCPHACVLADGEIGECRVRRNSGGRLETATFTTTVAHLDAVERKPFFHVRPGSQVLTAAGPGCSFRCNYCVNHRLSQYGRPGGSSDFAGDPAQPSTLVSQAADAGAAIGLSYAEPSLAPELTLALAGLAAPRGVPVLWKTNGFLTAAAIDLVAPVLTAVNVDVKAATDAAHRRLTGAPLAPVLDAIERFRAAGVWVEVCTPLIPGVSDAPAEARAIAANLAAIDPAVPWHLVRFTPDFRMRRPDPTPPAVLARAAADGREAGLTFVYVERALGDQGRATYCPACGVVLVDRTLWASRENHLVDGRCPGCGLAIPGRWA encoded by the coding sequence ATGACCGGCGAACCGGTCTGGCGTCCGGCTGTCCTCGCGACGGCAACCGGTGACGGACGCGTGCGGTGCGACCTCTGCCCGCACGCCTGCGTCCTTGCCGATGGCGAGATCGGCGAGTGCCGGGTCCGGCGCAACTCCGGCGGGCGGCTGGAGACCGCGACGTTCACGACGACCGTCGCGCACCTCGACGCGGTCGAACGCAAGCCGTTCTTCCACGTGCGCCCGGGCTCTCAGGTACTCACCGCGGCCGGGCCCGGCTGCTCGTTCCGCTGCAACTACTGCGTCAACCACCGGCTCTCGCAGTATGGGCGGCCGGGCGGTTCGTCGGACTTCGCCGGAGATCCCGCGCAACCGTCGACCTTGGTGAGCCAGGCCGCCGACGCCGGGGCCGCGATCGGCCTCAGCTACGCCGAGCCCTCGCTCGCGCCCGAACTCACGCTCGCGCTCGCCGGACTCGCCGCGCCGCGTGGGGTCCCCGTGCTCTGGAAGACGAACGGCTTCCTCACCGCCGCGGCGATCGATCTCGTCGCTCCGGTGCTGACCGCGGTCAACGTCGACGTGAAGGCGGCGACGGACGCGGCCCACCGCCGTTTGACCGGCGCTCCGCTCGCCCCGGTGCTGGACGCGATCGAGCGCTTCCGGGCGGCCGGAGTGTGGGTCGAGGTCTGCACGCCGCTCATTCCCGGCGTGTCCGACGCGCCGGCCGAAGCCCGGGCGATCGCCGCGAACCTGGCCGCGATCGATCCGGCCGTGCCCTGGCATCTCGTCCGGTTCACGCCGGACTTCCGGATGCGCCGTCCCGATCCGACGCCCCCCGCGGTCCTCGCGCGCGCGGCCGCCGACGGCCGGGAGGCCGGCCTGACGTTCGTCTACGTCGAGCGGGCGCTCGGCGACCAGGGGCGTGCCACCTATTGCCCGGCCTGCGGTGTGGTGCTCGTCGACCGGACGTTGTGGGCCTCCCGGGAGAACCATCTCGTCGACGGCCGGTGCCCCGGCTGCGGGCTCGCGATTCCCGGTCGGTGGGCTTGA
- a CDS encoding WD40 repeat domain-containing protein → MSDPLGDWAVTHARTVGRTGVSGPGASPPVPDFALPPRVACARRLEVEARSPWIKGLTWCENADGRPLVAAAAGTYQVQLWDPQSGGVYATLGAADGDVTSIAGLHGPGLAPRLVTAATDGSVDVWDLGRRERTYRLDAGDSAWAALRAWIEPDGRARAAVSSARPDGSRVELWDLDNGRTIRSFGPVRGSVGDVVAWRDASSGRSRIAIGINFSGCEIWDVDTGRLLQSLESSQEAMWALVTAGRPGRSPLLIAGYTDGTLDVWADARKVRQLVGHTSNIRAAAVLESGDTGVLLISASDDGTVRVWHVASGECVATIESGQGMVTAVAALALHDGRAVVALGSADEFANGRLQVWELNIDPPLVDLPAARNTAPLTSADLTVDEWPVRLTGVRPRPVFTWGRNAALTRWPDGRIVLAAAQTGEVRIWDVHTGATISVLRAPGEPRSLAWVPPGTGSPRLVVGYTGYVCRTWMVEDGTWVERDLAGDGSGGNGVTVVDVTERDGRALIAAGRGDGTIELIDADNGATLQTLGDVGPSRRGLVVGADSAGRTMLASLTGSGYVQVHEVDSGELLADRGPYQTPHIAWVPGRDGTLRLAHTTYDMTSRRAPASPVSDVGWWGERDTASIPGLSVPLDVASITALVLPDGRATLLFGGSGHNQSAESEDHLTDGGAVRFYDAETGAELYTLPGRLVQVFALATLPLPDGRFLLATGGTGDESVRLYTVSGPWARPARAPVALAPVTAGLRHAATGLVTLGLRDLWYPLSWIDQLITATGPDGDDDPGIRRLRQLRWPPAARVGLAALLLADRLGAPRFRPPDGSTPGGQLAHLLAALASDPDSRSALPLPPDDVHAAADRLDGRLITLLRILGPDAVAADPLLPLRLRDGARAMPDVDPGLLGLVGAVSPREEAVRPASANAVGGRPDAGGVGRRGPLTRLLPSQLALPADVLDLRAQRGELLFRQQPVESERPPEPVTLILDTSPSTFGPVENALRTVAHLIVVTLWRAGLPAWVITTDRPGLCLPLRERADLAVLWTRRGLIQTGLETGLATARRRGRPLVVLTDWHRAADHPLAPGPSLRLLTSHVPGDEPDASPGPFRDHLPPHPDGPALAGAVRVALRSARVHAGAPR, encoded by the coding sequence ATGAGCGACCCACTGGGCGACTGGGCGGTCACCCACGCCCGCACGGTTGGCCGCACCGGTGTCTCCGGGCCGGGAGCGTCCCCTCCCGTGCCCGACTTCGCTCTGCCACCCCGGGTCGCCTGCGCCCGTCGTCTGGAGGTCGAGGCGAGGTCTCCCTGGATCAAGGGTCTGACCTGGTGCGAAAATGCCGACGGCCGACCGCTCGTCGCCGCCGCGGCAGGGACCTACCAGGTCCAGCTGTGGGATCCGCAGTCCGGCGGTGTGTACGCGACGCTCGGCGCGGCCGACGGAGACGTCACGTCGATCGCCGGGCTGCACGGGCCCGGTCTGGCGCCTCGACTGGTGACCGCCGCGACGGACGGTTCGGTCGACGTCTGGGATCTGGGCCGCCGGGAGCGAACGTACCGTCTGGACGCAGGCGATTCCGCCTGGGCGGCTCTCCGGGCCTGGATCGAACCGGACGGCCGCGCCAGGGCGGCTGTCAGCTCCGCTCGACCGGACGGCAGTCGGGTCGAGCTGTGGGACCTGGACAACGGTCGCACAATTCGATCCTTCGGACCGGTGCGGGGATCGGTGGGTGACGTCGTGGCCTGGAGAGACGCGTCGTCGGGTCGATCGCGGATCGCGATCGGAATCAACTTCTCCGGCTGCGAGATCTGGGACGTCGACACGGGCCGGCTGTTGCAATCGCTGGAATCCAGCCAGGAGGCGATGTGGGCCCTGGTCACGGCCGGGCGGCCAGGGCGATCCCCCTTGCTGATCGCCGGGTACACCGACGGAACATTGGACGTCTGGGCGGACGCGCGAAAGGTACGGCAACTCGTCGGACACACCTCCAACATCCGGGCGGCTGCCGTCCTCGAGAGCGGGGACACCGGCGTCCTCCTGATCAGCGCGAGCGACGACGGAACCGTGCGGGTGTGGCATGTGGCCAGCGGGGAGTGTGTCGCGACGATCGAATCCGGGCAGGGCATGGTGACTGCGGTGGCGGCGCTCGCGCTCCATGACGGGCGCGCCGTGGTGGCGCTCGGCTCAGCGGACGAGTTCGCGAACGGGCGGCTGCAGGTGTGGGAGCTGAACATCGACCCGCCGCTGGTGGATCTGCCGGCGGCCCGGAACACCGCGCCGCTCACCTCGGCCGACCTGACGGTCGACGAGTGGCCCGTCCGCCTCACCGGAGTCCGGCCTCGCCCGGTCTTTACCTGGGGCCGCAACGCGGCCCTGACCCGATGGCCGGACGGACGAATCGTGCTGGCCGCCGCCCAGACCGGCGAGGTCCGGATCTGGGACGTCCACACCGGCGCGACGATCAGCGTCTTGCGAGCCCCCGGAGAGCCGCGCTCGCTGGCCTGGGTCCCGCCGGGCACCGGATCACCCCGCCTCGTGGTGGGCTACACCGGCTACGTCTGCCGCACGTGGATGGTCGAGGACGGCACCTGGGTCGAGCGCGATCTCGCCGGCGATGGCAGCGGGGGCAACGGGGTCACGGTCGTCGACGTGACCGAGCGCGACGGGCGAGCGCTGATCGCGGCCGGACGCGGCGACGGAACGATCGAGCTGATCGACGCCGACAACGGTGCCACCCTCCAGACGCTCGGTGACGTCGGCCCGTCCCGTCGCGGTCTCGTGGTCGGCGCGGACTCGGCCGGCCGGACCATGCTCGCGTCCTTGACCGGGTCCGGCTACGTCCAGGTGCACGAGGTGGACTCGGGAGAGCTCCTCGCCGACCGAGGGCCCTACCAGACTCCCCACATAGCCTGGGTACCCGGCCGCGACGGCACTCTGCGGCTGGCTCACACCACGTATGACATGACGTCCCGCAGGGCCCCCGCGTCCCCCGTCAGCGACGTCGGCTGGTGGGGCGAGAGGGACACCGCGTCGATCCCCGGGCTGTCGGTGCCCCTCGACGTGGCCTCGATCACCGCGCTCGTGTTGCCGGACGGGCGGGCCACACTGCTGTTCGGCGGGTCGGGACACAACCAATCCGCGGAATCGGAGGACCACCTGACCGACGGCGGTGCGGTCCGCTTCTACGATGCGGAGACCGGAGCCGAGCTGTACACGCTGCCGGGCCGGCTCGTCCAGGTGTTCGCACTGGCCACCCTGCCCCTGCCCGACGGTCGGTTCCTGCTCGCGACCGGCGGCACCGGCGACGAATCGGTGCGCCTCTACACGGTCTCCGGACCCTGGGCCCGCCCGGCGCGCGCACCGGTCGCGCTCGCTCCCGTCACCGCCGGACTGCGCCACGCCGCCACGGGGCTCGTCACGCTCGGACTCCGCGATCTCTGGTACCCCCTGTCGTGGATCGACCAGCTGATCACCGCGACCGGCCCGGACGGTGACGACGATCCGGGTATCCGGCGGCTTCGGCAGCTGCGATGGCCCCCCGCGGCCCGGGTCGGCCTGGCCGCGCTCCTCCTCGCCGACCGGCTCGGCGCGCCGAGGTTCCGGCCTCCCGACGGGTCGACGCCCGGCGGACAGCTGGCCCATCTGCTCGCCGCGCTCGCCTCAGACCCGGATTCCCGTTCCGCGCTGCCGCTGCCGCCGGACGATGTGCACGCCGCCGCCGACCGCCTCGACGGGCGCCTCATCACACTGCTGCGGATCCTCGGTCCCGACGCCGTCGCCGCCGATCCCCTCCTTCCGCTCCGGCTCCGGGACGGAGCCCGCGCCATGCCGGACGTCGACCCCGGCTTGCTCGGACTGGTGGGTGCCGTCTCACCGCGTGAGGAGGCGGTCCGGCCGGCGTCGGCGAACGCGGTGGGCGGCCGGCCGGACGCCGGCGGGGTCGGGCGCCGCGGGCCGCTCACCCGCCTGCTTCCCAGCCAGCTGGCGCTCCCCGCCGACGTGTTGGATCTCCGCGCTCAGCGGGGGGAACTGCTGTTCCGCCAGCAGCCGGTGGAATCCGAGCGACCGCCGGAGCCGGTGACGTTGATTCTCGACACCAGCCCGAGCACGTTCGGCCCGGTCGAGAACGCACTCCGCACCGTCGCGCATCTGATCGTCGTCACCCTGTGGCGGGCGGGTCTGCCGGCCTGGGTGATCACCACCGATCGGCCCGGACTGTGCCTGCCGCTGCGCGAGCGGGCCGATCTGGCCGTCCTGTGGACGCGTCGCGGGCTCATCCAGACGGGACTCGAGACGGGACTGGCCACCGCTCGGCGTCGCGGCCGTCCGTTGGTAGTGCTCACCGACTGGCATCGGGCCGCCGACCATCCGCTCGCGCCAGGGCCCTCGCTCCGCCTCCTGACCAGCCACGTGCCGGGTGACGAGCCGGATGCGTCGCCCGGGCCATTCCGCGACCACCTCCCGCCTCATCCGGACGGACCCGCTCTGGCCGGAGCCGTCCGGGTCGCGCTCCGTTCGGCCCGAGTCCACGCCGGAGCCCCGCGATGA
- a CDS encoding TIR domain-containing protein: MAGYVFVSYSRRDQPYVRRLVRHLADHGVTTWYDSETETGARFVPVVQEKIDGCAAVLVVWSAAAADSAWVERETLYAGSAGRPILPLWLDHTVPLGILLGALQAEPVDDDGMPSDDFIARLKALCDGSASASPGAAPRGVAAKPPETTRRTLSDRELRALVDAFEQDEVVYILDRVGFPRGSRPAWGPPLTFWHRVNRLLGDGAMRDGGSRIVEVASELRPHNEAFSPRG; encoded by the coding sequence TTGGCCGGCTATGTGTTCGTGAGCTACAGCCGTCGGGATCAGCCGTACGTCCGCCGCCTCGTGCGACACCTGGCGGATCACGGGGTGACGACCTGGTACGACTCCGAGACCGAGACCGGCGCCCGCTTCGTTCCGGTGGTCCAGGAGAAGATCGACGGTTGCGCCGCCGTTCTCGTGGTCTGGTCGGCCGCCGCGGCGGACTCCGCCTGGGTCGAGAGAGAGACGCTCTACGCCGGCTCGGCCGGTCGGCCGATCCTGCCGCTCTGGCTCGACCACACCGTCCCCCTGGGAATTCTGCTCGGGGCGTTGCAAGCCGAGCCGGTCGACGACGACGGGATGCCATCTGACGATTTCATCGCTCGGCTGAAAGCGTTGTGCGACGGATCGGCGTCGGCGTCCCCGGGGGCGGCGCCGAGGGGCGTGGCGGCGAAGCCGCCGGAGACCACGCGCCGGACGCTGTCCGATCGCGAGCTGCGGGCCCTGGTCGACGCTTTCGAGCAGGACGAGGTGGTGTACATCCTCGACCGGGTGGGTTTTCCGCGAGGGTCCCGACCGGCCTGGGGCCCTCCGCTGACCTTCTGGCACCGGGTCAACCGCCTGCTGGGCGACGGGGCGATGCGCGACGGCGGGAGCCGGATCGTCGAGGTCGCATCGGAATTACGTCCTCACAACGAGGCGTTCAGCCCGCGCGGGTAA
- a CDS encoding JAB N-terminal domain-containing protein — MTAEVEIYRTDDYLSVGRVPLVPLLQHFFEPMLGRSLAGCRFHLLFLPVAEDGVLPGPPELVNLRGSHGYVQVRIVQAGGDDTVLYRHPHPVSEVIAGPLQEQLAKAAPAETHWGFGVVAPGFDGRMVRPTPAVDGVIGIRTSGTVTPLFHLEEVAEPDPPLATLEDLGVTDPAPAHGSVAVVVAADVHAQFDHEADFSREVEEGGFLAGHVHRDSADPTRLLVEITAALAAERTGASMLHFTFTGESFLRIARQLIRRGNGERLVGWYHTHLFSASDRLGLSSIDVDLHLTTFRRPWQVAGLVNLDRTSRVLRFYHRAPDASAAPMELSPYWVAAP; from the coding sequence GTGACCGCCGAGGTCGAGATCTACCGGACGGACGACTATCTCAGCGTGGGGCGGGTGCCACTGGTCCCGCTGCTCCAACACTTCTTCGAACCGATGCTCGGCCGCTCGCTGGCCGGCTGCCGATTCCATCTCTTGTTCCTGCCGGTCGCCGAGGACGGCGTCCTGCCGGGGCCGCCCGAGCTCGTCAATCTCCGTGGCAGCCACGGTTACGTGCAGGTCCGGATCGTCCAGGCGGGGGGAGACGACACCGTGCTGTACCGCCATCCACATCCGGTCAGCGAAGTGATCGCCGGACCGCTCCAGGAGCAGCTCGCGAAGGCCGCTCCGGCCGAGACACACTGGGGGTTCGGTGTAGTCGCCCCCGGATTCGACGGTCGCATGGTCCGGCCGACACCCGCGGTCGACGGGGTCATCGGCATCCGCACCAGCGGAACGGTGACCCCGCTTTTCCACCTGGAGGAGGTCGCCGAGCCGGACCCTCCGCTGGCGACGCTGGAAGACCTCGGCGTCACCGATCCCGCGCCCGCTCACGGCTCGGTCGCGGTCGTCGTCGCCGCGGACGTACACGCCCAGTTCGACCACGAGGCGGACTTCTCCCGCGAGGTCGAGGAGGGCGGTTTTCTGGCCGGGCACGTCCACCGCGACTCCGCGGACCCGACTCGCCTGCTGGTGGAGATCACGGCCGCGCTGGCGGCCGAACGCACCGGCGCCTCGATGCTGCACTTCACGTTCACCGGCGAAAGCTTCCTTCGGATCGCTCGGCAGCTCATCCGGCGCGGCAACGGCGAGCGGCTGGTCGGCTGGTATCACACCCATCTGTTTTCGGCGAGTGATCGCCTGGGGCTGTCGTCGATCGACGTCGACCTGCACCTCACGACGTTCCGGCGCCCCTGGCAGGTGGCCGGGCTGGTCAACCTCGACCGTACGAGCCGGGTATTGCGCTTCTACCACCGGGCTCCGGACGCGTCGGCCGCGCCGATGGAGCTGTCGCCGTACTGGGTGGCCGCGCCATGA
- a CDS encoding ThiF family adenylyltransferase gives MTGAGSADRFDRQHGIPGWDQQRLAAATVVVAGVGALGNEVAKNLALAGVGRLILCDPDTVSLTNLPRTVLLGPDDIGRPKVVTAREALSRLAPGCVIETRQAELAAGVGLSELADADVVVGCLDSRHARLRLLGRCALVGARLVDGGTHPWGGEVRLRLEVDEACYGCSLTPHQRGEADLPWSCADPLPGGEPAPASILSTAVVGGWQSLAASALVLGTPPPYRVLRIDGRTGRTAPVLLTRDGGCPYHRPLEGPRTHLPIDHRATVAELLLHLPADADPAVWTAFPVSGHCGACGRRYDPPGLSDPLSVTDSESEDGTAQTRSGGVDACGHCGAPLGRPRLSERLRDAESGRRLYEYGVAPGEILPVLTPEGGYRWFSLNGAVRPVTNPHAVSATSR, from the coding sequence ATGACCGGCGCCGGGAGCGCTGATCGTTTCGACCGCCAGCACGGCATACCCGGCTGGGATCAGCAGCGTCTCGCAGCGGCGACGGTCGTCGTCGCCGGTGTCGGGGCGCTCGGCAACGAGGTGGCGAAGAATCTCGCGCTCGCCGGGGTCGGCCGCCTGATCCTCTGCGACCCGGACACGGTCAGCCTCACCAATCTTCCGCGGACCGTCCTGCTCGGCCCGGACGACATCGGCCGCCCGAAGGTCGTGACGGCACGCGAAGCGCTGAGCCGCCTCGCGCCCGGCTGCGTGATCGAGACCCGCCAGGCCGAGCTCGCGGCCGGCGTCGGGCTCAGCGAGCTGGCCGACGCGGACGTCGTCGTCGGATGCCTGGACTCGCGGCACGCCCGGCTCCGCCTCCTGGGCCGGTGCGCTCTGGTCGGAGCCCGGCTGGTCGACGGTGGCACCCATCCGTGGGGCGGAGAGGTGCGCCTGCGCCTCGAGGTGGACGAAGCGTGCTACGGCTGCTCACTGACGCCCCACCAGCGGGGCGAAGCCGATCTCCCGTGGAGCTGTGCGGATCCGCTGCCGGGTGGCGAGCCGGCACCCGCGTCGATCCTGTCCACCGCGGTCGTCGGCGGCTGGCAATCGCTGGCCGCCTCGGCGCTGGTCCTCGGCACGCCCCCGCCATACCGGGTCCTGCGGATCGACGGCCGAACCGGCCGGACGGCCCCCGTGCTGTTGACGCGCGACGGCGGCTGCCCGTACCACCGGCCGCTCGAAGGCCCGCGGACACACCTTCCGATCGATCACCGCGCGACGGTTGCCGAGTTGCTCCTCCACCTTCCGGCCGACGCCGACCCGGCAGTGTGGACAGCGTTCCCCGTTTCCGGCCACTGCGGAGCGTGCGGTCGGCGATACGATCCCCCCGGGTTGTCCGACCCCCTGTCCGTCACGGACTCGGAGTCGGAGGACGGCACCGCGCAGACGCGTTCGGGGGGCGTCGACGCGTGTGGACACTGTGGAGCGCCGCTGGGCCGGCCGCGGCTCTCCGAACGACTGCGCGACGCCGAGTCCGGTCGCCGGCTGTACGAGTACGGGGTGGCGCCGGGCGAGATCCTGCCCGTTCTGACGCCGGAAGGGGGGTACCGATGGTTCAGCCTCAACGGCGCCGTGCGGCCGGTGACGAACCCGCACGCCGTTTCCGCGACCTCCCGCTGA
- a CDS encoding effector-associated domain EAD1-containing protein, with protein MVQPQRRRAAGDEPARRFRDLPLTDDDRMTLRRVLPRIFAEAGSARDVLLRIGLRPDQILPFADARTFWQEMFARIDAGAVQQPHYRLLAEVLEVYPYHPQLRELAERYGVIGPGDHDEVVPFRSLAAADEPDPEPEPEPSPVEGIRATDLDDRVVHVLVRAGSEDERQTAEATLAGLGLEPQEVWSTPYAVSFAVAFADPATVRRRLDDTDLSWNVVPPGRRDYLLRALYVEGPDGRAFRIRDVPAQQTVGDVSAQVMGAEYPTSDPTRNVVVEHLKPDGTDRRLNSQDTLDDAGVRDGDRVRLGVEATAGSINPLDRQDALFRARNQLMAFADSRPDVSVRANSTELPTEYEIDFVARSFAPGPPSSGAPDEPGDPVETSKHQVRIQLPPEFPIQPPLVFWVTPIFHPNVYPNYDGPLARKRPFMRGKVCLGALDELYQPSLDFSELAQVLVDIAGFRNYGLFEVGGAVDEEPTVRGNYYDRRAAEWVWDNQDRIAGIGGTVFFRPRSVGGTYRNVIEFLPDPDDSDPDDPRSEDEFGAGGGG; from the coding sequence ATGGTTCAGCCTCAACGGCGCCGTGCGGCCGGTGACGAACCCGCACGCCGTTTCCGCGACCTCCCGCTGACCGACGACGACCGGATGACGCTCCGGCGTGTGCTGCCGCGGATCTTCGCCGAGGCCGGTTCGGCCCGTGATGTTCTGCTCCGGATCGGGCTGCGACCGGACCAGATTCTGCCGTTCGCCGATGCCCGGACGTTCTGGCAGGAGATGTTCGCCCGGATCGACGCCGGCGCGGTCCAGCAGCCGCACTACCGGCTGCTCGCCGAGGTGCTCGAGGTCTACCCGTATCACCCCCAACTTCGTGAGCTGGCCGAACGGTACGGCGTCATCGGCCCGGGCGACCACGACGAGGTCGTGCCGTTCCGCTCGCTAGCGGCCGCCGACGAGCCGGACCCGGAGCCGGAGCCGGAGCCGTCCCCGGTGGAGGGCATCCGCGCCACTGATCTCGACGACCGGGTCGTGCACGTCCTGGTCCGGGCGGGCTCGGAAGACGAGCGACAGACCGCGGAGGCCACCCTGGCCGGGCTGGGCCTCGAGCCCCAGGAGGTTTGGTCCACCCCGTACGCGGTCTCCTTCGCGGTGGCCTTCGCCGACCCTGCCACCGTCCGCCGTCGGCTTGACGACACCGACCTGAGCTGGAACGTCGTCCCCCCGGGCCGGCGGGATTACCTCCTGCGCGCGCTGTACGTCGAGGGACCGGACGGTCGGGCGTTCCGCATCCGGGACGTCCCGGCCCAGCAGACGGTCGGCGACGTCTCCGCGCAGGTGATGGGGGCCGAGTACCCGACTTCCGATCCGACCAGGAACGTCGTCGTCGAACACCTGAAGCCCGACGGCACCGACCGGCGGCTCAACTCGCAGGACACCCTGGACGACGCCGGGGTGCGCGACGGCGACCGGGTCCGGCTGGGCGTCGAGGCCACGGCCGGGTCGATCAACCCGCTCGACCGGCAGGACGCGCTGTTCCGGGCGCGCAACCAGCTGATGGCGTTCGCCGACTCCCGGCCCGACGTCTCGGTACGCGCCAACTCCACCGAGCTGCCGACCGAGTACGAAATCGACTTCGTGGCCCGGAGCTTCGCGCCCGGACCACCAAGCAGCGGCGCGCCGGACGAGCCCGGCGATCCGGTCGAGACGAGCAAGCACCAGGTGCGGATCCAGCTCCCGCCCGAGTTCCCGATCCAGCCACCGCTGGTCTTCTGGGTCACGCCGATCTTCCATCCGAACGTCTATCCGAACTACGACGGTCCGCTCGCCCGCAAACGGCCGTTCATGCGGGGCAAGGTATGCCTCGGCGCGCTCGACGAGCTGTACCAGCCCAGCCTCGACTTCTCCGAGCTGGCCCAGGTACTCGTCGACATCGCCGGGTTCCGCAACTACGGCCTGTTCGAGGTCGGCGGGGCCGTCGACGAGGAGCCCACGGTGCGCGGGAACTACTACGACCGCCGGGCGGCCGAGTGGGTCTGGGACAACCAGGACCGGATCGCCGGAATCGGTGGCACGGTGTTCTTCCGCCCACGTTCGGTCGGTGGCACCTATCGCAACGTCATCGAGTTCCTGCCCGACCCCGACGACTCCGACCCCGACGATCCGCGCTCCGAGGACGAATTCGGCGCCGGCGGTGGGGGGTGA
- a CDS encoding radical SAM-modified peptide, FtsH ternary system-associated, which produces MSEAEANDEVVFVASLPDLIDASEYDDHPDGRLVRLRLTVGADGVELLGDAFRPQELEALLRTLGGGPTEQMLCG; this is translated from the coding sequence ATGTCTGAGGCAGAAGCGAACGACGAGGTCGTGTTCGTCGCGTCGTTACCAGATCTTATCGATGCGTCCGAATACGACGATCATCCGGACGGAAGGCTGGTCCGTCTCCGGCTGACGGTCGGGGCCGACGGCGTCGAGTTGCTCGGGGACGCCTTCCGTCCCCAGGAGCTCGAAGCCCTGCTGCGGACGCTCGGCGGCGGCCCGACCGAACAGATGCTCTGCGGATGA